One part of the Eptesicus fuscus isolate TK198812 chromosome 2, DD_ASM_mEF_20220401, whole genome shotgun sequence genome encodes these proteins:
- the C2H4orf17 gene encoding uncharacterized protein C4orf17 homolog: MSLKSSASAPQFESKSSHSMTRNGSCFLVRHTPHPRRVCHIKGLNNIPICTVKDDENSLRSLWDVDQFNHLETTDNIPFAQCSHPPSTAALESPVRGVSPAPKSANVHPPRPHSEPCRKIKECFKTSNDNPLVIKKESKVKNPPSPPKACSTTGSCSSEVMNTKTNAKESTICIPNYLDQEIKILAKLCNILHTDSLAEVLQWLLHASSKEKEWVSALIHAELSEINVLARPLRRSVSAEPAAVSGKLTKVKSSNSPVKSKVLTRPREEHQLTRVSSQGSEENKVVPKEAEHKPAMFIRRNKMTIPVTEYFSKSNSPPRPKTQESISTKPMSARSIHQEYNLSPQRTFSPLTYQR, encoded by the exons ATGAGCCTCAAATCCTCAGCGTCTGCTCCTCAGTTTGagagcaaaagcagccatagTATGACTAGAAATGGAAGTTGTTTTCTAGTCAGGCACACCCCTCATCCCAGAAGGGTCTGCCACATCAAAG GCTTGAATAACATTCCTATCTGTACTGTGAAGGATGATGAGAACTCCCTGAGATCATTGTGGGATGTTGACCAGTTCAACCACTTAGAGACGACGGACAACATACCATTTGCCCAATGCAGTCACCCACCCAGCACTGCAGCCCTGGAGAGCCCAGTCAGAGGAGTCTCACCAGCCCCGAAAAGTGCCAACGTGCATCCCCCACGGCCTCATTCTG AGCCCTGTAGAAAAATCAAGGAGTGCTTCAAAACTTCCAATGATAATCCCTtagtaattaaaaag GAAAGTAAGGTAAAAAATCCACCCTCACCTCCAAAGGCATGCTCTACTACAGGCTCTTGTTCTTCAGAGGTGATGAATACCAAGACTAACGCCAAGGAGAGTACCATATGCATACCAAACTATCTGGACCAGGAAATCAAA ATTCTGGCAAAGCTCTGTAACATTTTACATACTGATTCTCTGGCCGAAGTTCTACAGTGGCTGCTTCACGCAAGTTCAAAAG AGAAAGAGTGGGTCTCAGCTTTGATTCATGCTGAGCTGTCTGAGATAAACGTGTTGGCTCGCCCTCTGAGAAGAAGCGTCTCCGCAGAACCAGCAGCAGTGTCTGGGAAGCTAACCAAAGTTAAATCTTCAAATTCACCTGTGAAATCAAAAGTGCTGACCAGACCTAGAGAAGAACATCAACTGACCAG AGTGTCAAGTCAAGGATCTGAAGAAAATAAGGTGGTACCAAAAG aggCTGAGCACAAACCTGCAATGTTTATAAGAAGAAATAAGATGACAATACCAGTTACAGAATACTTCAGCAAGTCAAACTCTCCTCCCAGGCCTAAAACTCAGGAGAGCATATCAACAAAACCAATGTCAGCACGAAGTATACACCAAGAATACAATCTCTCTCCCCAGAGAACATTTTCTCCTTTAACATACCAAAGGTAG